Below is a genomic region from Bacillus mycoides.
AACTTAACCTGTTTATGTCTCTTGTTATAAATATGGTGTTACTTTTCGTGTCATTTATTATTTTAAATCGATTTTTACAATATCTTTCAGCAGTAAAGGGACGTATTGCAGAGGCAAGTCAGTCACAAAAATTGGCGGTTATCGGAAAAATGGCAGCGACAGTCGGACATGAAATTAAAAACCCACTTGCTTCATTAAAAGGGTTTACGCAATTACAAAAAGAGAAACACGAAAAAGATGCAACATATGAACAAATGATTCTCGAAATCGAAAATATGAATAATATGATTAGTGAATTAATGGAGGTTGCTGCATGTAAACCTTCTGTTTATGAAAAACACATTGTAAGTGATGTTTTAGTACAAGCGGTAGAAAACATGCGCGGAAAAATGAACGAGTTAAATATAAATTGTACCTTTAATGAAGAGCAAAATAGAAGCGAAATTGAATGTGATAAACGCAAATTAAAAGGAGTATTTTTGTATGTTATTAAAAATGCTTTAGAGGCAATGGAACATGGCGGAACATTAAAAATACAAGTTGAAAATAAAAAAAGAGATTATGTAATAGTAAGTATAGTAGATAGTGGTTTTGGGATAAAAAAGGATAATTTAGGACGAGTTAAGGATGCTTTTTATACAACGAAGCAAGATAGAATTGGATTAGGTCTTACGGTAGCAGAGCGAATTGTGACAGAGCACCTTGGAGAATTACACATTTCTAGTGAAGTAAAGAAAGGAACGAGAGTAGAAATACTGCTCCCGAAAAAATGTGAGCGCAATGTGACACAAGATTAAGAGGTGTTGTTAAAGGAGTTATCATATGGAAAAAGGAAATATATTTGAAAAAGAAGAGATAAAGGCATTAATAATATTTTTAAGCTTATTCTTCGTTATATTTTTTGCGTATGATTTTGCTGAAAAAGCTATTGTCCTTTTATCAGATAAAAATCAAAAACTAGCAGATGCTTTTGGAGAAGGATTAGGTTTATGGCTATATAGTTTTATGGTTGGATTATTCTTTATAGGACTTTATTTTATGAAATGGAAAAAGCCGTATATTGTGAAGTATATTATTTTAATTGGCTATAATATATTGGATTTTATTAATAACTTCATTATTTATTACGGAAGTGATGCGGAATTTGATGGTGGGAATATAGTAGAAGGATTCTTTATTTTATTTGCACCAATATTTGTGAATAAGAGGTACTTTTGGTTAGTTGCGGGAACTATTGTTGGAAAATATGCACTTATGGGATTCGTTGTTCAATCCTTTATTGTTCTTATCCCAATAGCATTATATAGCGTGTTTGTTATTATATGTTGGATTATATTTTTAAGATTCCAATCTTACGTTCGTACACTTGAAATGATGGATAAAGAAATACGAAATGTAGAGAAATTAGCAATGGTTGGAAAAATGGCGACAGTAATTGGCGATAAGATTAGAAGACCGTTAGAAAAATTGAAAAAACTTGTGAATAAGCAAGCGAAAAAATATCCAGAAGATAAAATTTATAGTGAAATTATGAGACAGGAAGTAGAGCGAATTCATACAATTGCTACAGAACTAAATGGGTTTGAGAAATCTAAATCGGTAGAATCCGAAACGTATAATATTAAAGAAATCATCTCTTATGTTATCAGGGTTATGGAAAAGCCAGCTTTAGAACAAGGAATAAAAATGCATGCTATTTATAGTAAAGATATACCATCAATTACATGTGAGGAAAAACGATTGAAACAAGTATTTTTTAATTTAATAAAAAATGCGATTGAAGCAATGTCAGTTGGCGGAACTATTACTGTAAAAGTTATAGTGGAAGATGTGATCATTGTTCAAATTATAGATGAGGGATGCGGCATTCCGAAAGATAAAATTCCGAAGCTAAATGAAGCTTTTTACACAACGAAAGAAACTGGAACAGGCTTAGGATTAGTAGTTACGGAAAAAATTATTAAAGATCACCACGGTAAATTGAACTTTGAAAGTGAAGTTGGAGTTGGAACGACTGTTGAGATTATGTTGCCGATTTAATTATAGTGGGATATTTTAAAAAGGGGAAATCACTTTCTTTAGAGTGATTTCCCTTTTCAGTGTGGAAGGAAGTACGGAATTTTAATAAACGGGATGTTTACAACATTGACAAACTGTACAAATTCATAATCCAAAATATGGGTGTTTTAAAGCGAGAGTATATAATAAATTTGTCTGTTATTTGTTTTAATTTATTTGCAATTTTTTTGGCCTCGGCATCGAGGTCCTTTTTGTAAATGAATGATTTGTAAGTGTGGATTATATATCAGTGATTAGAAAAATAGAATATACAGAACTTGCCGTAATCCCGGGGGTAATATAAAGAGATATCGCATCCCCCCTCGAAAACAGGTTTCCGGTTGTAATACTAGTCCAAGTTACAGTGGCAGGTCCAGGTGCTGGAGTAGGGTTATACACTTGAGGTTGTCTAGAGCCAATATCCGTAGGTTTAATTGAAAATGTCATAGTTCCCGTAATTTTATCTGTAGTAGTTAAAGTAATAGTAGATAGGATGTAACTAGAGGTCGGGGCAGAGAGGTTTGTTGGGACATTCCTGCAAATATCAATCGTATAAACAGCAGCGGGTAAGTTATTAATATTTATAGATGTAGCAAAACCAACTATATTTCCAGCTCCAGCAGTTACATATGGAATAACGTTAGAATCAATTCCTGGAGAACCTGCTATACGTTGAAACCCAGCATTCGTCCCTTGAAAAACAATACTTTTCGCTGTTGAACTACCAGCAGGTCCAGTAGTCCCGGTAGAACCAGTGGCACCAATAGTTCCGGTAGCTCCGGTAGAACCAGTGACTCCGGTAGTTCCGGTAGCTCCGGTAGAACCAGTGACTCCAGTAGAACCAGTAGCTCCGGTAGAACCAGTGACTCCAGTAGTTCCGGTAGCTCCGGTAGAACCAGTAGAACCAGTAGAACCAGTGGCACCAGTAGTTCCGGTAGCTCCGGTAGCTCCGGTAGAACCAGTGGCACCAGTAGAACCGGTAGTTCCGGTAGAACCAGTAGGACCACCTTCTACCAATACGATATAATCTTGAGACACATTCGGAAATCCTTGAGGTGCATCTTTTTTTACAACATAGCCGCTACTCGTGTAAGTGACAACTTGTCCCTTTTTATAGTTAGGAGCGGCTGCTAGACTAAAAGCGGTAGTACTTTGCAAACCGGCCCCGGTAGGCCCGGCATTGCCAGTAGGTCCAGTAGCGCCGATAGAACCGCTGTTGCGTTGCGTCTACCGTCACAACTAAAGCAATTGCGTTGGTACATATATTATCTCCTTTCTATATTTTTGAAAATCTAGTTTTAAAAGTAGAACTACTATATATATATTGTAGATTCTATATTTTGTGTGGTGGATCGTATTGTGTATATAGATTTTAAAAATAGGGGAGGTGTTATTAGTTTTATAACCACCAGGTCTCCTGCGGAATCAAAGTAACATCTACATCAAAATTCTCTTTAAACCAATCATACATCAATGTCTCTTTCACTAAATATTCAGAGGCAGAGTGTGACAAACCGATGAGTGACATATTTGTTTCTTTCGCATAATCCATAATGAGTGAGTATTTATGCCTACCATAATCATTGTCGATATGGCAATGGATTTCTCCTGTAATAAATGATTAAGTTATTGTTCTATTTCTTTTAAGGCTGGCATGTTTGGTAATCCTCCTTAAGATAGTTCTTACTTTGTTAGTTGTTTTTGTTTTTTATGGAAAAATAAGAAGCGGATAGGAAACAAATAAAACCTAGAATCCAGCCAATAGAAGGAGAATAGGGAAGTATATGTTGTAATACCATTCTGCTAGAAATAAAAAAGCTACCTAATAGACCTAAGAAAATGAGATATCGTTGTAGTTTGAACATCAGTGATACAACCTCCTTTATCACGCATTAACTGCCCGTAAAAGCCTGATTGGCGAGGGCTAATAATCAGAAGGGGATGGATACCTCCCTGATTAAAGTTTCACTTTATCACATATATTTTATAGTAGTCTTAATTTTCCGCATATAAAAATCAAGAAAAATGGTGGTACAATATATAAATGATACGAGAAGAGAGGATGTAGGTTAACACATGTACGTTACTGTAACAGAGGCAGCATATAAAAAGATTATGGATACGATTCCAAGTGAAACGAAATATATAAAGTTATTTTATGATAATGAAGGTTGCGGTTGTGTTATGAGCGGGATTATTGATTTAGTAGCCGTTTCAGAGAAAGATGAGCGCGATGTAGATATCGAATCAAGCGTACTAAACTTTATTGCAGATCGCACAAAGCTTGTATTTATGGATGATAAATTAACAGTTGATTGGCATGAAGTTGGAGGAACTTTCCAGCTGAAGAGCCCAAGCCAGTTTTATAATCCGAATATGAAGTTACATGTTCGAGTATAATGAAGAGAGAAGGAGTATATAATATGCTCCTTTTTCTTATGGATTTTTTCACATAATGAAATGTACATATAGTTGAATTTTCTGTATAATTCTCTTTGCGGAGGGGGTTGCGCATGAAAAGATGGGGAATTGAGTTATCAATTTTAAGTGTCGTTATTATTTGGGGGATTAACTATACGATTGCGAAATATGGACTTTTAGAATTTACAGCAATTGAGTTTACTGCAGTTCGAATGATGACAGCAGCACCACTACTGTTATTACTTACGTTCTTTATCGAAAAGTCACTTTATATGGAGCGAAAAGATATACCAAGATTAATCATCGTTAGCGTTGTAGGTATTGTACTGTATCAAACGTTATTTATGGAAACTGTAAAATACACATCCGCTACAAATGCTTCTTTACTCATATCTATTTCACCTATTTTTACAACTTTATTTGCGATTTTCTTGAAACAAGAAAAATTTTCTTCTCGAAAGTTAGTTGGTTCCATGATTGCCTTTATTGGTGCTACATTAGTTTTAGTAGCGGGGCATTCACTCGCTAGTTCTTTCTACGGAAATGGGATTGGACTTATTACATCAATATGTTGGGGACTTTATCCCGTTTTAGCAGGGCCGCTTATTAAAAAATACTCAGCATTACGTGTTACTGCATGGTCGACATTAGTTGGAGCGATTCCGCTCTTATTGTTAAGTGGTCCACATGTATTTGTCATGCCATTTCAC
It encodes:
- a CDS encoding ATP-binding protein; the protein is MEKGNIFEKEEIKALIIFLSLFFVIFFAYDFAEKAIVLLSDKNQKLADAFGEGLGLWLYSFMVGLFFIGLYFMKWKKPYIVKYIILIGYNILDFINNFIIYYGSDAEFDGGNIVEGFFILFAPIFVNKRYFWLVAGTIVGKYALMGFVVQSFIVLIPIALYSVFVIICWIIFLRFQSYVRTLEMMDKEIRNVEKLAMVGKMATVIGDKIRRPLEKLKKLVNKQAKKYPEDKIYSEIMRQEVERIHTIATELNGFEKSKSVESETYNIKEIISYVIRVMEKPALEQGIKMHAIYSKDIPSITCEEKRLKQVFFNLIKNAIEAMSVGGTITVKVIVEDVIIVQIIDEGCGIPKDKIPKLNEAFYTTKETGTGLGLVVTEKIIKDHHGKLNFESEVGVGTTVEIMLPI
- a CDS encoding DMT family transporter, with amino-acid sequence MKRWGIELSILSVVIIWGINYTIAKYGLLEFTAIEFTAVRMMTAAPLLLLLTFFIEKSLYMERKDIPRLIIVSVVGIVLYQTLFMETVKYTSATNASLLISISPIFTTLFAIFLKQEKFSSRKLVGSMIAFIGATLVLVAGHSLASSFYGNGIGLITSICWGLYPVLAGPLIKKYSALRVTAWSTLVGAIPLLLLSGPHVFVMPFHITHGMTLFALLYSVFFVTVFGLVMWYIGVQKIGASHTMVYMYITPLVAVLFAAVWANEYVSFQQIIGGIIIFFGLWFVKSEKVEANSIVQEPISK
- a CDS encoding ATP-binding protein, with protein sequence MEESFLSAKEEKKNAKIFLWVIHVILIVYEVAYAIILEDTMPLANWHKGIWKLAYIMAILGISVYLFEREKAYLVKYTYLFAYMIAETFNIGWYAFHNIIAFDEGNVIEYIFIFFVPIFLSKRYLFVLAPFLIGKYMIYLFVFGELNLFMSLVINMVLLFVSFIILNRFLQYLSAVKGRIAEASQSQKLAVIGKMAATVGHEIKNPLASLKGFTQLQKEKHEKDATYEQMILEIENMNNMISELMEVAACKPSVYEKHIVSDVLVQAVENMRGKMNELNINCTFNEEQNRSEIECDKRKLKGVFLYVIKNALEAMEHGGTLKIQVENKKRDYVIVSIVDSGFGIKKDNLGRVKDAFYTTKQDRIGLGLTVAERIVTEHLGELHISSEVKKGTRVEILLPKKCERNVTQD
- a CDS encoding iron-sulfur cluster biosynthesis family protein, which encodes MYVTVTEAAYKKIMDTIPSETKYIKLFYDNEGCGCVMSGIIDLVAVSEKDERDVDIESSVLNFIADRTKLVFMDDKLTVDWHEVGGTFQLKSPSQFYNPNMKLHVRV